In Acipenser ruthenus unplaced genomic scaffold, fAciRut3.2 maternal haplotype, whole genome shotgun sequence, one DNA window encodes the following:
- the LOC131727997 gene encoding zinc finger protein 239-like has product YVNCARNEEEQNLVAFQYKGEIYYRSCKPIPPRCELLVWYGDEYGRELGIRWDLMWENKCRSTEADLEQDLDIYPCPHCTIAFTAEQYLEKHTKRTHPEEYVVILRARSLRNQSSQSGAQLPVPPVSSVTARSGRVHKSDSQASHRCSECGKSFTRSGDLKKHQRTHTGEKPYRCSECGKSFTRSDSLETHQRTHTGEKPYRCSDCGKSFSHSVSLKAHQQTHTGEKLYRCSDCGKSFRWSDSLEKHQRTHTGEKPYRCSDCGKRFSQSGHLVSHQRTHTGEKPYRCSDCGKRFSQSRSLVSHQRTHS; this is encoded by the exons GTATGTGAACTGTGCCCGTAATGAAGAGGAGCAAAACCTGGTGGCCTTTCAGTACAAGGGTGAGATCTACTACAGGTCCTGCAAGCCGATCCCACCCCGCTGTGAGCTGCTGGTGTGGTACGGGGACGAGTACGGCAGGGAGCTGGGCATCCGCTGGGATCTGATGTGGGAGAACAAGTGTCGCTCGACAG AAGCGGATTTGGAGCAAGACCTCGACATCTATCCCTGCCCTCACTGCACCATCGCCTTCACTGCCGAGCAGTACCTGGAGAAGCACACAAAGAGGACTCACCCTGAGGAGTATGTGGTGATACTGAGAGCGCGCTCACTCAGGAATCAATCGTCACAAAGCGGGGCGCAGCTTCCTGTACCCCCGGTGAGCTCAGTGACTGCACGCTCTGGGAGAGTTCACAAATCAGACTCGCAAGCTTCACATCGCtgctctgagtgtgggaagagtttcactcggtcaggagacctgaaaaaacaccagcgaactcacacaggagagaaaccatatcgctgctctgagtgtgggaagagtttcactcggtcagacagccttgaaacacaccagcgaactcacacaggagagaaaccgtatcgctgctctgactgtgggaagagtttcagtcactcagtatccctgaaagcacaccagcaaactcacacaggagagaaactgtatcgctgctctgactgtgggaagagtttcaggtgGTCAGACAGCCTTgaaaaacaccagcgaactcacacaggagagaaaccatatcgctgctctgactgtgggaagaggttcagtcagtcaggacaccttgtttcacaccagcgaactcacacaggagagaaaccgtatcgctgctctgactgtgggaagaggttcagtcagtCACGCAGTCTTGTTTCACACCAGAGAACTCACTCCTGA
- the LOC117434107 gene encoding apolipoprotein C-II, translating into MKLITVAVLLAVFCYGVESFRLQKRDAEPTAPPSAWGNVVTDTLWDYWGKGTALASGWIEDVKSWKVDEKVINLYTESAAAIETYTGILKDQIYHSWNQQ; encoded by the exons ATGAAACTGATTACTGTGGCTGTTTTACTGGCTGTTTTCTGCTATG GAGTCGAGAGTTTCAGGCTGCAGAAGCGCGATGCAGAGCCCACAGCCCCGCCCTCCGCCTGGGGTAATGTCGTGACCGACACGTTGTGGGATTACTGGGGCAAGGGGACCGCGCTCGCCAGCGGCTGGATAGAGGACGTCAAGTCATGGAAGGTGGACGAGAAAGTCAT aAACTTGTACACAGAAAGTGCGGCAGCGATCGAGACGTACACAGGGATCCTTAAAGACCAGATCTATCATTCCTGGAACCAGCAATAA